From Candidatus Woesearchaeota archaeon, a single genomic window includes:
- a CDS encoding NAD(P)H-dependent oxidoreductase subunit E produces MVFLRKVKIHEQDYYYLFRCESNPFKKYKKYIGTNKPNKLELKKLEKQFLEEIQKNPDTQEIQEKNIIELLQEIQEKNKYISEEAIIKISKELGIPAINLYGVLTFYSQFKLKEPGKNHVCVCRGTACHVKKSDSLLKSIEELLKIKSGETTKDKLFSLEEVNCIGACAKAPAIMINQKVYGEQNKEKTKKIIQELRINNAK; encoded by the coding sequence ATGGTTTTTCTAAGAAAAGTAAAAATACACGAACAAGACTATTATTACTTGTTCAGATGCGAATCTAATCCATTCAAAAAATACAAAAAATACATAGGAACCAATAAACCAAACAAACTAGAATTAAAAAAATTAGAAAAACAATTCCTAGAAGAAATACAAAAAAATCCAGACACACAAGAAATACAAGAAAAAAACATCATAGAACTACTACAAGAAATACAAGAAAAAAACAAATACATAAGCGAAGAAGCAATAATTAAAATATCAAAAGAACTAGGAATACCAGCAATAAACCTATACGGCGTACTAACATTTTATTCACAATTCAAACTTAAAGAACCAGGCAAAAACCACGTATGTGTGTGTAGAGGAACTGCTTGTCACGTAAAAAAATCAGACAGCTTACTAAAAAGCATAGAAGAATTACTAAAAATAAAAAGCGGAGAAACCACTAAGGACAAATTATTCTCGTTAGAAGAAGTAAACTGCATAGGAGCATGCGCGAAAGCACCCGCGATAATGATAAATCAAAAAGTTTACGGAGAACAAAACAAAGAAAAAACAAAGAAAATAATACAAGAACTAAGAATAAACAACGCAAAATGA
- a CDS encoding translation initiation factor IF-2 subunit gamma — translation MTSEDKPKVKKTVKKVSKVVKDKIKDVKIVKDTKKSVNIVKNKSDFLQPSINIGLVGHVDHGKTTLTERLSGKWTDTHSEEMKRGITIKLGYADTVFYKCPKCAKFLVKAKCHDCGGVDTEVVRKVSFVDAPGHESLMATMLAGTTVMDGAILLVAANEVCPQPQTREHLMALQISGIKNVIIAQNKIDLVDDERALKNHVQIREFLKGTAYEDAPIIPLSAQHGANIHFLISAIEERIPTPDKDKDLDPLFLIARSFDVNKPGSGPEKLTGGILGGALVQGSFKVGDKLEIRPGRVLEEHNQLVTKPLFARVVSITSGGSSVDSISPGGSIGVMTSLDPSIVKSDNLVGNVAGFPGKLPPVWTFLKLEMNLLNRVVGSQQDLEVQPLRSGEVLMLNVNSAATVGQVVDLGKNIASLRLRLPVCADVGARVSVSRKVGNRFRLIGFGIIKE, via the coding sequence ATGACGTCTGAAGATAAGCCTAAAGTTAAAAAAACTGTTAAGAAAGTTTCTAAAGTGGTTAAGGATAAAATTAAAGATGTTAAAATTGTTAAGGACACTAAGAAAAGTGTTAATATTGTTAAGAATAAATCTGATTTTTTGCAGCCTTCTATTAATATTGGTTTGGTTGGTCACGTTGATCATGGTAAGACTACTTTGACTGAGCGTTTATCTGGTAAGTGGACTGATACTCATTCTGAGGAGATGAAGCGTGGTATCACTATTAAGCTTGGTTATGCTGATACTGTTTTTTATAAGTGTCCTAAGTGTGCTAAGTTCTTGGTTAAGGCTAAGTGTCATGATTGTGGTGGGGTTGATACTGAGGTTGTTAGGAAGGTTAGTTTTGTTGATGCGCCTGGTCACGAGTCTTTGATGGCTACTATGCTTGCTGGTACTACTGTTATGGATGGTGCTATTTTGTTGGTTGCTGCTAATGAGGTTTGTCCTCAGCCTCAGACTCGTGAGCATTTGATGGCTTTGCAGATTTCTGGTATTAAGAATGTTATTATTGCTCAGAATAAGATTGATTTGGTTGATGATGAGCGTGCTTTGAAAAATCATGTTCAGATTCGTGAATTTTTGAAAGGTACTGCTTATGAGGATGCTCCTATTATTCCTTTGAGTGCTCAGCACGGTGCTAATATTCATTTCTTGATTAGTGCTATTGAAGAGAGGATTCCTACGCCTGATAAGGATAAGGATTTGGATCCTTTGTTTTTGATTGCTAGGTCTTTTGATGTTAATAAGCCAGGTAGTGGTCCTGAGAAGCTTACTGGTGGTATTCTTGGTGGTGCTTTGGTTCAGGGTTCTTTTAAGGTTGGTGATAAATTAGAGATTCGTCCTGGTCGTGTTCTTGAGGAGCATAATCAGTTGGTTACTAAGCCTTTATTTGCTCGTGTTGTTAGTATTACTAGTGGTGGTAGCTCAGTTGATAGTATTAGTCCTGGTGGTTCTATTGGTGTTATGACTTCTCTTGATCCTAGTATTGTTAAGTCTGATAATCTTGTTGGTAACGTCGCAGGTTTTCCTGGTAAGTTGCCTCCTGTTTGGACTTTTTTGAAGTTGGAGATGAATCTTCTTAATAGGGTTGTGGGTAGTCAGCAAGACTTGGAGGTTCAGCCTTTGCGTTCTGGTGAGGTTTTAATGCTTAATGTTAATTCTGCTGCTACTGTTGGTCAGGTTGTTGATCTTGGTAAGAATATTGCTTCTTTGCGTCTTCGTTTGCCTGTTTGTGCTGATGTTGGTGCTAGGGTTAGTGTTAGTCGTAAAGTTGGTAATAGGTTTAGGCTTATTGGTTTCGGTATTATTAAGGAATAA
- a CDS encoding nucleotidyltransferase domain-containing protein: MVNKKLVDSILDKVLVDIMPSSDSLVVVNDFVNELNVLLEKKKVGAVAVLGGSTAKGTFLKDDFDADIFVKFDVSFKGKDISGLLASVLKDNFVFDRVRGSRDYFHVRRGLVFELVPVIDVSRIEDADNVIDMSPLHVDYFLRKGAGLEDDVRLLKRFMKSARVYGAESFIKGFSGHVVDLLVIKYGSFMNVLRAVSKWEPVVIIDIDKKLKDPLLELDKAKVSGPLVVVDPVQKDRNAATALSFDCFYDFVNRCKSFLESPSEDFFVLRSARDVVSPKKGESLFEFVIDPLSGSEDVSGSKVLKVLDFLFKELKNRDFLCSGFVWDFGFPCRAYFCVEDIKLDPVKVVRGPPLSSEVHCSAFRAKHKVVFDDGNFLFAKVNRDFVCVSSLFDFLIEDSYVLERCVSISYKKI, translated from the coding sequence ATGGTTAATAAAAAGCTTGTTGATTCAATTTTGGATAAGGTTTTGGTTGATATTATGCCTAGTTCTGATTCTTTGGTTGTTGTTAATGATTTTGTTAATGAGTTAAATGTTTTGCTTGAGAAAAAAAAGGTTGGTGCTGTCGCGGTTCTTGGTGGTAGTACCGCTAAGGGTACTTTTCTTAAGGATGATTTTGATGCTGATATTTTTGTTAAGTTTGATGTTTCTTTTAAGGGTAAAGATATTTCGGGTTTGCTTGCTAGTGTTTTGAAGGATAATTTCGTGTTTGATCGTGTTCGTGGTTCTAGGGATTATTTTCATGTTCGTCGTGGATTAGTTTTTGAGTTGGTTCCTGTTATTGATGTTTCTCGTATTGAGGATGCTGATAATGTTATTGATATGTCTCCTTTGCATGTTGATTATTTTCTTCGTAAGGGTGCTGGTTTGGAGGATGATGTTCGTTTGTTGAAGCGTTTTATGAAGTCTGCTCGTGTTTATGGTGCGGAGAGTTTCATTAAGGGTTTTAGTGGGCACGTTGTTGATTTGTTGGTTATTAAATATGGTAGTTTTATGAATGTATTAAGGGCTGTTTCTAAGTGGGAGCCTGTTGTTATTATTGATATTGATAAGAAATTAAAGGATCCTTTGTTGGAGCTTGATAAGGCTAAGGTTTCTGGTCCTTTAGTAGTTGTTGATCCTGTTCAGAAGGATAGGAACGCGGCTACTGCTTTAAGTTTTGATTGTTTTTATGATTTTGTGAATCGTTGTAAGTCTTTTTTGGAATCTCCTTCTGAGGATTTTTTTGTTTTGAGGTCTGCTAGGGACGTTGTTTCTCCTAAGAAAGGGGAGTCTTTGTTTGAATTCGTTATTGATCCTCTTAGTGGTAGTGAGGATGTTTCTGGTTCTAAGGTTCTTAAGGTTTTGGATTTTTTGTTTAAGGAATTGAAGAATCGTGATTTTTTGTGTTCTGGTTTTGTTTGGGATTTTGGTTTTCCTTGTAGGGCTTATTTTTGTGTTGAGGATATAAAATTGGATCCTGTTAAGGTTGTTCGTGGTCCTCCTTTGAGTTCTGAGGTTCATTGTTCTGCTTTTAGGGCTAAGCACAAAGTTGTTTTTGATGATGGTAATTTTTTGTTTGCTAAGGTTAATAGGGATTTTGTTTGTGTTTCTTCTTTGTTTGATTTTTTGATTGAGGATTCTTATGTTTTGGAGCGTTGTGTTAGTATCTCTTATAAAAAGATTTGA